The [Eubacterium] siraeum genome contains a region encoding:
- a CDS encoding FeoB-associated Cys-rich membrane protein — protein MDPVVGSIIVAVILLAVIILIIHKLVSDKKKGKFSCGGCVGCSGHCAECHGCGSAPESQAKKSK, from the coding sequence ATGGATCCTGTTGTAGGTTCAATAATCGTAGCGGTAATTTTACTTGCGGTGATCATACTGATCATTCACAAGCTGGTAAGCGACAAGAAAAAGGGCAAGTTCTCTTGCGGTGGCTGCGTCGGATGCAGCGGTCACTGCGCCGAATGCCACGGCTGCGGTTCAGCCCCTGAGTCGCAGGCGAAGAAAAGCAAATAA
- a CDS encoding sodium/solute symporter (Members of the Solute:Sodium Symporter (SSS), TC 2.A.21 as described in tcdb.org, catalyze solute:Na+ symport. Known solutes for members of the family include sugars, amino acids, nucleosides, inositols, vitamins, urea or anions, depending on the system.): MILAILILYILSVVGIGIYCRKKTSTVNDFVLGGRSVGPWFTAFAYGTSYFSAVIFVGYAGKFGWNFGLASTWIGIGNAILGSLLPWLILGRRTRVMSKHLESATMPEFFGRRFNSKAMKIISAIIVFVFLIPYTASVYNGLSRLFGMAFNIDYSFCVIGMAVITAVYVIVGGYKATALNDFVQGIIMLVGIVAVIAATLASKGGFSEALNQLSHISTEGTASPGLNGGFVSFFGPDPINLLGVIILTSLGTWGLPQMVHKFYTIKDERSIRTGTIVSTVFALVVAGGSYFLGGFGRIFVSDEELTQIGSDGIIPKMLESLPEILIGIVVILVLSASMSTLSSLVLTSSSTLTLDLINPLCKNKLDEKKSLIVMRAFIAIFLAISVIIALNKNALISDLMGYSWGALAGAFLAPFMYGLFWKGVTKISVYVSFGVGVIGTVLHMIIKPAGTILGFNVASPVNFGMFLMVAGLIIVPLVSLVTPKMKKLELDEIFACYKQKAEVEVTDAIPDAEKLK; encoded by the coding sequence ATGATATTAGCAATACTCATCCTGTACATTCTGTCGGTAGTCGGCATAGGCATATACTGCCGTAAAAAGACTTCCACAGTTAATGACTTCGTACTCGGCGGCAGAAGCGTAGGACCGTGGTTCACGGCTTTTGCATACGGTACATCTTATTTTTCGGCTGTTATCTTTGTCGGCTATGCAGGCAAATTCGGCTGGAACTTCGGACTTGCTTCAACCTGGATAGGCATAGGAAACGCAATACTCGGCTCGCTTCTGCCGTGGCTTATATTAGGCAGACGGACAAGAGTAATGTCAAAGCATCTTGAATCAGCCACAATGCCCGAATTTTTCGGCAGACGCTTCAACAGCAAGGCTATGAAGATAATCTCGGCGATAATCGTATTCGTATTTCTTATCCCGTACACAGCGAGCGTTTATAACGGTCTGTCAAGACTGTTCGGAATGGCGTTCAATATTGATTATTCGTTCTGCGTTATCGGTATGGCGGTAATTACCGCAGTATATGTTATTGTCGGCGGCTATAAGGCAACGGCGCTTAACGACTTTGTGCAGGGAATTATAATGCTTGTCGGCATAGTTGCGGTAATTGCGGCTACGCTTGCCTCAAAGGGCGGTTTCAGCGAGGCTTTGAATCAGCTGTCGCATATCAGCACGGAGGGTACGGCTTCTCCCGGTCTCAACGGCGGATTTGTTTCGTTCTTCGGACCCGATCCGATAAACCTGCTCGGCGTAATTATACTCACATCGCTCGGAACGTGGGGACTTCCTCAGATGGTACATAAGTTCTATACGATAAAGGACGAGCGTTCTATCAGAACAGGCACTATAGTATCAACTGTCTTTGCACTTGTAGTTGCAGGCGGAAGCTACTTCCTCGGCGGCTTCGGCAGAATATTCGTATCTGATGAGGAGCTTACGCAGATAGGCTCTGACGGAATTATCCCGAAGATGCTCGAATCGCTCCCCGAAATACTTATCGGTATTGTCGTTATCCTCGTTCTTTCCGCATCAATGTCAACGCTGTCATCGCTTGTGCTTACATCAAGCTCAACGCTGACGCTCGACCTTATAAATCCGCTTTGCAAGAATAAGCTCGACGAAAAGAAGTCGCTTATAGTAATGCGTGCCTTCATAGCAATCTTCCTTGCAATATCGGTAATAATCGCCCTCAACAAGAACGCTCTTATCTCCGACCTTATGGGCTATTCGTGGGGTGCGCTTGCAGGTGCGTTCTTAGCACCGTTTATGTACGGCCTTTTCTGGAAGGGCGTTACCAAGATAAGCGTTTACGTCAGCTTCGGCGTAGGCGTCATCGGCACCGTACTGCATATGATAATCAAGCCTGCAGGTACTATACTCGGCTTCAACGTTGCATCTCCCGTAAACTTCGGTATGTTCCTTATGGTCGCAGGACTTATAATCGTACCGCTTGTGAGCCTTGTCACACCTAAGATGAAAAAGCTCGAGCTTGACGAGATATTCGCTTGCTACAAGCAGAAGGCTGAGGTAGAGGTAACAGACGCCATACCCGATGCCGAAAAGCTGAAATAA
- a CDS encoding glutamate-5-semialdehyde dehydrogenase, translating to MSYIDELGKKAKSAAKNSAMLSQSLKNDILATIAVMLENDRDEIKKANELDITAAHENNMAAAMVDRLTLTDARIDGMAEGVRQVAALPDPVGKILGGNTLPNGLTVIKKSVPLGVIGIIFESRPNVTVDAGCLCLKAGNTVILRGGSDAINSNKCLVGIMRAAAEKHGVNPDIVQLVENTSRDTATELMKANEYVDVLIPRGGGGLINAVIKNATVPVIQTGEGNCHVYVDRFADIDMAVDIVDNAKTQRPSVCNAIENVLVHKNIAEGFLKKLAERWNGNVTFVGDEASSAYITLEKIADDEDYRREFLDLKIAVKIVDDIDEAIAHINRFGTGHSECIVTEYLRNAEKFQREVDAAAVYVNASTRFTDGFEFGLGAEIGISTQKLHVRGPMGLEALTTFKYLVNGNGQTRG from the coding sequence ATGAGCTACATAGACGAACTCGGAAAAAAGGCAAAATCGGCGGCTAAAAACTCGGCAATGCTGTCGCAGTCGCTTAAAAACGATATACTCGCCACTATCGCCGTAATGCTTGAAAACGACAGAGATGAAATAAAAAAGGCAAACGAGCTTGATATAACTGCGGCGCATGAAAACAATATGGCGGCGGCAATGGTAGACCGTCTTACCCTTACCGATGCCAGAATAGACGGTATGGCTGAGGGCGTAAGACAGGTTGCGGCATTGCCCGACCCCGTAGGAAAAATTCTCGGCGGAAACACCTTGCCCAACGGACTTACTGTAATAAAAAAATCTGTACCGCTCGGCGTTATCGGCATTATTTTCGAGTCACGCCCCAATGTTACGGTAGACGCAGGATGCCTTTGCCTTAAAGCCGGCAATACTGTAATTCTGCGTGGCGGCAGTGATGCGATAAATTCAAACAAGTGCCTTGTCGGTATTATGAGAGCGGCGGCTGAAAAGCACGGCGTCAATCCCGACATCGTACAGCTTGTAGAGAATACCTCAAGAGATACCGCAACCGAGCTTATGAAAGCAAACGAGTATGTTGACGTGCTTATCCCAAGAGGCGGCGGCGGACTTATAAACGCCGTAATAAAGAATGCTACAGTACCCGTAATACAGACAGGAGAGGGTAACTGCCACGTTTATGTTGACCGCTTTGCCGACATTGATATGGCAGTGGATATAGTAGATAACGCAAAGACACAGCGCCCGTCTGTATGCAACGCCATCGAAAACGTACTTGTGCATAAGAATATAGCTGAGGGCTTTTTGAAGAAGCTCGCTGAAAGGTGGAACGGAAATGTGACCTTTGTCGGCGATGAAGCAAGCAGTGCATATATCACACTTGAAAAGATAGCCGATGATGAAGATTACCGCAGAGAGTTCCTCGACCTTAAGATTGCCGTAAAGATAGTAGATGATATAGATGAAGCTATAGCTCATATCAACCGCTTCGGCACAGGCCACAGCGAGTGTATAGTGACCGAGTATCTGCGTAATGCTGAGAAATTCCAGCGTGAAGTCGATGCGGCGGCTGTATATGTTAATGCCAGCACACGCTTTACGGACGGCTTTGAATTCGGACTGGGAGCAGAGATAGGCATATCAACGCAGAAGCTCCACGTACGAGGACCTATGGGCCTTGAGGCTCTGACAACGTTCAAATATCTTGTCAACGGAAACGGTCAGACAAGAGGGTAG
- the proB gene encoding glutamate 5-kinase — MDFSSVKRIVIKVGTSTLAHNTGNLNIRRVSKLIEVMSDLKNSGKDVIFVTSGAQGVGAAKAGLHSKPKEMPKKQACAAIGQCELMHIYDREFANYNHTVAQVLLTRDVISNKTRKENVINTFNTLLDMGIVPIINANDTVSIQELDFDENDTLSAIVAALCSADLLIILTDVDGLYDKNPKLPGAKLIPEVKQITSEMISSAKDKGSEFASGGMITKLEAATIAKEHGIPTVIINGQRPEILYDLFENKAVCTVFTADED, encoded by the coding sequence ATGGATTTTTCAAGCGTAAAGAGAATTGTTATAAAGGTAGGCACAAGCACGCTTGCCCATAACACAGGCAATCTTAATATAAGACGTGTTTCAAAGCTGATAGAGGTAATGTCGGATCTGAAAAATTCCGGCAAGGACGTGATATTTGTTACATCAGGCGCACAGGGTGTAGGTGCGGCAAAGGCAGGACTTCACTCGAAGCCTAAGGAGATGCCGAAAAAGCAGGCTTGTGCCGCTATAGGTCAGTGCGAGCTTATGCACATTTACGACCGTGAATTCGCAAACTACAATCACACGGTCGCACAGGTGCTCCTTACCCGTGACGTTATCAGCAACAAGACAAGAAAAGAGAACGTTATAAATACGTTCAATACGCTTCTTGATATGGGCATAGTGCCTATAATCAATGCAAACGATACCGTTTCGATACAGGAGCTTGACTTTGACGAGAACGATACGTTATCCGCAATAGTAGCGGCGCTGTGCAGTGCCGATCTGCTGATAATCCTTACCGATGTTGACGGCTTATATGACAAGAACCCTAAACTTCCCGGTGCAAAGCTGATTCCTGAGGTAAAGCAGATAACAAGCGAGATGATAAGCTCAGCAAAGGACAAGGGCAGTGAGTTTGCAAGCGGCGGTATGATAACAAAGCTTGAGGCGGCTACTATCGCAAAGGAGCACGGCATACCGACTGTAATAATCAACGGTCAGCGTCCCGAAATACTTTACGATCTGTTTGAGAATAAGGCTGTCTGCACAGTATTCACCGCAGACGAGGACTGA
- the pyrB gene encoding aspartate carbamoyltransferase, whose product METFSNLIDLDSYSPDEWNMIVELAQQIQKNPALYRSRCSGKIMGTLFYEPSTRTQMSFQTAMLRLGGTIIGFDNPSTSSVSKGENIKDTTKIVSSYADILVMRNPYEGSAKAAALTADCPVINAGDGGHLHPTQTLTDMLTLKNEKGRLDHLKIGLCGDLRYGRTVHSQLKALSRYEGNEFILISTPELALPSYIKDVLNARGCTYKEIYSLDEAITGESLDMLYMTRIQKERFSSEEEYNRQKDVFRLDTEKMKKAPKDMIVMHPLPRVDEIAMDVDDDPRAMYFTQAKNGMFVRMALIISVLEGRLGAPKLLTGTIKNDVECTNPKCITKTEHYLPHSFKVQGDICECEYCDERILLD is encoded by the coding sequence ATGGAAACGTTCAGTAATCTTATCGACCTCGATTCATATTCACCTGATGAGTGGAATATGATAGTTGAGCTGGCACAGCAGATTCAGAAGAACCCCGCGCTTTACCGTTCAAGATGCAGCGGAAAGATAATGGGTACTCTGTTCTACGAGCCGTCAACAAGAACGCAGATGAGCTTTCAGACTGCAATGCTGAGGCTCGGCGGTACGATAATAGGATTTGATAATCCGTCAACATCCTCTGTTTCCAAAGGCGAAAATATCAAGGATACAACGAAAATAGTCAGCAGCTATGCCGATATTCTCGTAATGAGAAATCCATACGAGGGCAGTGCAAAAGCGGCGGCTCTCACAGCTGATTGCCCTGTTATAAACGCAGGCGACGGCGGACATCTGCACCCGACGCAGACGCTTACCGATATGCTGACGCTGAAAAACGAAAAGGGCAGGCTTGACCACTTGAAGATAGGTCTATGCGGCGATCTGCGTTACGGAAGAACGGTACACTCACAGCTTAAGGCACTGTCACGCTATGAGGGCAACGAGTTCATACTTATATCAACACCCGAGCTTGCTCTGCCGTCATATATCAAGGACGTGCTTAACGCAAGAGGCTGTACTTATAAGGAGATATATTCTCTTGACGAGGCGATAACAGGCGAATCGCTCGATATGCTCTATATGACAAGAATACAGAAGGAGCGTTTTTCAAGCGAGGAGGAATATAACAGGCAGAAGGACGTATTCCGCCTTGATACCGAAAAAATGAAGAAAGCGCCAAAGGATATGATAGTTATGCATCCGCTCCCCAGAGTAGACGAGATAGCAATGGATGTGGATGACGATCCGAGAGCGATGTACTTTACTCAGGCAAAGAACGGAATGTTCGTGCGTATGGCACTTATAATATCCGTGCTTGAGGGCAGGCTCGGTGCGCCTAAGCTGTTGACAGGTACGATAAAGAACGATGTTGAATGCACAAACCCCAAGTGCATTACAAAGACCGAGCATTATCTCCCCCACAGCTTCAAGGTACAGGGCGATATATGCGAATGTGAATATTGTGACGAGCGTATTCTGCTCGACTAA
- a CDS encoding sugar transferase, which produces MNKDKEKYKRTALIVDALVLLTWETSTFGIIWLNYYNSEMAFSFFRKGNWLLFGLYFAILYVFSRIYKGLKIGSHKTTDIIVSQILATLCTNFITYIQICLISRSMLDPRPLLVGTLYQAVVIALWAFISGKIFRALYPAKNVIMIYGLEQPARMLVEKMSRRRDKYNITRMINVSEGLEKIISEIPNYDGVVICDTPNEIRNDILKFCFKTSIRTYLVPKISDIIVRGGDNMELFDTPLIISKNYGLGIEQRFVKRCFDILLSSIGIIIASPFMLITAIAIKLCDHGPVLYKQVRLTKDGKEFKLLKFRSMVVNAESDGVARLASDGDKRVTPVGKFIRKVRLDELPQLFNIFKGDMSVVGPRPERPEISREYEKEMPEFAFRLKVKAGLTGNAQVVGKYNTTPYDKLKLDLMYIEKYTLAKDILLILKTVKIIFMPEESTEGIKEGYITPLQKGEDAQSKEGNDNNGNVQ; this is translated from the coding sequence TTGAATAAGGATAAAGAAAAATACAAACGTACCGCTCTTATAGTAGATGCTCTGGTACTTCTTACATGGGAAACCTCCACCTTCGGCATTATATGGCTGAATTACTATAACAGCGAGATGGCTTTCAGCTTCTTTAGAAAAGGAAACTGGCTGTTATTCGGATTGTACTTTGCAATTCTTTATGTTTTCTCAAGAATATACAAGGGACTTAAGATCGGCTCTCATAAGACCACCGATATTATAGTGTCGCAGATTCTTGCTACACTTTGCACAAACTTCATAACCTATATCCAGATATGTCTTATATCACGCTCTATGCTTGACCCCCGACCGCTTCTTGTCGGAACGCTGTATCAGGCGGTGGTCATAGCTTTGTGGGCGTTTATAAGCGGAAAGATATTCCGTGCCTTATACCCTGCAAAGAACGTGATAATGATATACGGACTTGAACAGCCTGCAAGAATGCTTGTTGAAAAAATGAGCAGGCGCCGTGACAAGTACAATATAACACGAATGATAAATGTATCCGAGGGACTTGAAAAGATAATTTCCGAGATACCGAATTATGACGGCGTGGTTATCTGCGACACCCCTAACGAGATAAGGAACGATATATTGAAGTTCTGCTTCAAGACATCAATAAGAACCTATCTTGTGCCGAAAATCAGCGATATTATCGTAAGAGGCGGAGATAATATGGAGCTGTTCGACACTCCGCTTATTATCTCCAAAAATTACGGACTTGGTATTGAACAGCGTTTCGTCAAGCGTTGCTTTGACATCCTCCTGTCCTCGATAGGCATTATTATCGCTTCTCCGTTTATGCTGATAACAGCTATTGCTATAAAGCTGTGCGATCACGGTCCCGTGCTTTATAAGCAGGTGCGTCTTACAAAGGACGGAAAGGAATTCAAACTCCTTAAATTCAGAAGCATGGTTGTAAACGCCGAGAGCGACGGTGTGGCACGACTTGCAAGCGACGGCGATAAGCGAGTGACCCCTGTCGGAAAGTTCATAAGAAAAGTAAGACTCGATGAGCTTCCGCAGTTGTTCAATATCTTCAAGGGCGATATGTCGGTCGTAGGACCCCGTCCCGAGCGACCCGAGATCAGCCGTGAGTACGAAAAGGAAATGCCCGAGTTTGCATTCCGCCTTAAAGTCAAGGCAGGACTTACCGGTAATGCACAGGTTGTCGGCAAGTATAACACTACTCCTTACGATAAGCTGAAGCTCGATCTTATGTATATTGAAAAATATACACTTGCCAAAGATATTCTGCTTATACTTAAAACCGTCAAGATTATCTTTATGCCCGAAGAAAGTACAGAGGGCATAAAGGAAGGATATATAACTCCCCTCCAAAAAGGCGAGGATGCGCAAAGCAAGGAAGGAAATGACAACAATGGAAACGTTCAGTAA
- a CDS encoding YegS/Rv2252/BmrU family lipid kinase → MKALLIVNPVSGKRRITGELVEIISRLEKGGYVTTVHVTERRGDATETARIHGGEYDVIVCCGGDGTLSETANGMIKGGHKTKIGYIPSGTTNDFAYGIGLSSDIMTAADDIVSGAPKAFDAGRFNEREFMYIASFGAFTQSSYGTPQNLKNAFGHFAYILSGIKELAEIKPYHMSVYDSDGILHEGDYIFGAACNATSVGGIIKLDENLVDLSDGVFEVMLVRCPKTPVQISLMAKALLSGNYDNEFLDFFHTKQLDIHSDEALPWSLDGEEADGGKDTHIEVLHESVNIILPKKRG, encoded by the coding sequence ATGAAAGCCTTACTGATAGTGAATCCCGTTTCGGGAAAAAGGAGAATAACCGGTGAGCTTGTAGAGATAATCAGCCGTCTTGAAAAGGGCGGATATGTAACTACCGTACACGTTACCGAAAGACGAGGTGACGCTACCGAAACCGCAAGGATACACGGCGGTGAATATGATGTGATTGTCTGCTGCGGCGGCGACGGAACGCTCAGCGAAACGGCAAACGGTATGATAAAGGGCGGTCACAAGACAAAAATCGGTTACATTCCGTCCGGCACAACAAATGATTTTGCATACGGCATAGGACTTTCGTCAGATATTATGACAGCGGCTGACGATATTGTAAGCGGAGCGCCCAAGGCGTTTGATGCAGGAAGATTCAACGAGCGTGAATTTATGTATATAGCCTCTTTCGGCGCATTTACTCAAAGCTCTTACGGCACACCGCAGAATCTCAAAAACGCATTCGGTCATTTTGCGTACATCTTAAGCGGAATAAAGGAGCTTGCCGAGATAAAGCCGTATCATATGAGCGTATATGATTCGGACGGAATACTGCACGAGGGCGATTATATATTCGGTGCGGCTTGCAATGCAACATCTGTCGGCGGAATAATCAAGCTTGACGAGAATCTTGTAGATCTGAGCGACGGAGTTTTTGAAGTGATGCTTGTACGTTGCCCGAAAACGCCTGTCCAGATAAGCCTTATGGCAAAGGCTCTTCTCAGCGGAAATTACGATAATGAATTTCTTGATTTCTTCCACACGAAACAGCTTGATATCCACAGTGATGAGGCTCTGCCGTGGTCGCTTGACGGAGAAGAAGCAGACGGAGGAAAAGATACTCATATCGAGGTATTGCACGAGTCGGTGAATATTATTCTTCCTAAGAAAAGAGGATAG
- a CDS encoding polysaccharide deacetylase family protein, with protein MFVMTMTKRKLIRAVMFVLVLITGIAIGVFAILSSIDTGAENVKLPIYNVKRTDNKISITFDCAWGNSNTDKLISILAEADAKATFFVTGEFADKYADDIKKLSDAGHEIANHSDKHPHIKGMNVNDLIADTKECSRKIKMITGNAPTLYRAPYGEYDDKAVTTLFGMGMSVIQWNKDSIDWDKPTPETIIERTTKNISGGSILLFHNDLENTTQALPTVLKSLKEQGFELCTVSELLLEGDYTIDSNGTMMPKSKTTVNQIIYSDNHDANLAFEALAEKLSISDINALLSKDVSMETARKLASYLTQEQIAALKALPEESLYNGFIKLKEAVYARENAVPGSSTEPIIKD; from the coding sequence ATGTTCGTTATGACTATGACCAAGCGTAAGCTTATCCGTGCGGTCATGTTTGTGTTAGTGCTGATTACCGGCATCGCTATAGGTGTATTCGCCATACTTTCGTCTATAGACACCGGTGCGGAAAACGTAAAGCTGCCGATATATAATGTAAAACGCACCGACAACAAAATCAGCATTACGTTTGACTGTGCGTGGGGAAACAGCAACACCGACAAGCTGATCTCGATACTTGCCGAAGCCGATGCGAAGGCTACATTCTTTGTTACGGGCGAATTTGCCGATAAATATGCCGACGATATAAAGAAGCTCAGCGATGCAGGCCACGAGATAGCAAACCACAGCGACAAGCATCCGCATATCAAGGGTATGAACGTAAACGACCTCATAGCCGATACGAAGGAATGCTCACGCAAGATAAAGATGATAACGGGCAATGCTCCCACGCTTTACCGTGCGCCCTACGGAGAATATGACGACAAGGCGGTAACTACGCTTTTCGGAATGGGAATGAGCGTTATCCAGTGGAACAAGGACAGTATAGACTGGGATAAGCCGACCCCCGAAACAATAATCGAGCGTACAACAAAGAATATTTCGGGCGGATCGATACTGCTTTTCCATAACGACCTTGAAAACACGACTCAGGCACTGCCGACCGTGCTTAAAAGTCTAAAGGAACAGGGTTTTGAACTTTGCACCGTGAGCGAGCTTTTGCTTGAGGGAGATTATACTATCGACTCAAACGGAACTATGATGCCGAAAAGCAAAACAACGGTAAATCAGATAATTTACAGCGATAATCATGATGCGAATCTGGCTTTTGAAGCGCTTGCCGAAAAGCTGAGCATAAGCGATATAAACGCATTGTTGAGCAAGGACGTTTCGATGGAAACCGCCCGTAAATTAGCGTCATATCTTACGCAAGAGCAGATAGCGGCGCTGAAGGCATTGCCCGAAGAAAGCCTTTACAACGGCTTTATAAAGCTGAAAGAGGCAGTATATGCCCGTGAAAACGCCGTTCCGGGAAGCTCGACCGAGCCGATAATCAAAGACTGA
- the dnaJ gene encoding molecular chaperone DnaJ, with protein sequence MAEKRDYYEVLGLQKGATDDEIKKAYRKLAKQYHPDLNPDNPEAEAKFKEINEANDVLSDPQKRAKYDQFGHAGVDPSYGGGAGGFGGGFGGFSGGFSSADGIDLGDIFDSIFGGGGGQRSNPNAPRQGSDIAISLDISFMEACKGLSHEVEINRAETCDSCHGSGAKAGTTPKTCPDCHGSGQVRVQQRSMFGMMSSTRPCSRCGGKGKIIETPCPTCNGQGRVQRRKKVVINVPAGIDNGQTLCVRGEGNCGTNGGPKGDLNVRITVRKDPIFERKGFDVWCEIPITYSQAVLGDELTVPTIDGNVKYSIPEGTQPGTVFRLRGKGIKKLQREGRGDQMVRVVIEVPKKLNKKQKDALLSFEKELTPSNYEKRTSFFDKIKKFGDDLKKNFQ encoded by the coding sequence ATGGCAGAAAAAAGAGATTATTACGAAGTGCTCGGTTTGCAGAAAGGTGCGACCGACGATGAAATAAAGAAAGCCTACCGTAAGCTCGCCAAGCAGTATCACCCCGACCTTAACCCCGATAATCCTGAGGCTGAAGCCAAGTTCAAGGAGATAAACGAGGCAAACGACGTTCTCTCCGACCCGCAGAAACGTGCAAAGTATGACCAGTTCGGCCACGCAGGTGTAGATCCGTCATACGGCGGCGGTGCAGGCGGATTCGGCGGCGGATTCGGCGGATTTTCCGGCGGATTCTCGTCAGCGGACGGCATAGACCTCGGCGATATTTTCGACTCTATATTCGGCGGTGGCGGCGGACAGCGCTCCAACCCCAATGCCCCAAGACAAGGCTCGGATATAGCCATAAGCCTTGACATCAGCTTTATGGAAGCGTGCAAGGGTCTGTCGCACGAGGTTGAGATAAACCGTGCCGAAACCTGCGACAGCTGTCACGGCTCGGGTGCAAAGGCAGGCACAACTCCCAAGACTTGCCCCGATTGTCACGGAAGCGGTCAGGTAAGAGTACAGCAGAGAAGTATGTTCGGTATGATGTCCTCCACACGTCCGTGCTCACGTTGCGGCGGTAAGGGCAAGATAATAGAAACTCCCTGTCCCACCTGTAACGGTCAGGGCAGAGTACAGCGCCGTAAGAAAGTCGTTATCAATGTACCCGCAGGTATAGATAACGGTCAGACGCTCTGCGTAAGAGGTGAGGGTAACTGCGGTACAAACGGCGGCCCCAAGGGCGACCTTAATGTACGCATTACGGTACGCAAAGACCCGATATTCGAACGTAAGGGCTTCGATGTATGGTGCGAGATACCGATAACATATTCACAGGCGGTTCTCGGTGACGAGCTTACAGTGCCTACAATAGACGGCAACGTTAAGTACAGCATACCCGAGGGTACACAGCCGGGTACTGTTTTCAGGCTGAGAGGCAAGGGCATAAAGAAGCTCCAGCGTGAAGGCAGGGGCGACCAGATGGTAAGGGTGGTTATCGAAGTACCCAAGAAGCTGAACAAGAAGCAGAAGGACGCATTGCTGAGCTTTGAAAAGGAGCTTACTCCGTCAAACTATGAAAAGCGTACCAGCTTCTTTGATAAGATAAAGAAGTTCGGCGACGATCTTAAAAAGAATTTCCAGTAA